The Mycobacterium seoulense genome has a window encoding:
- a CDS encoding gamma-glutamyltransferase family protein: MTAPFDWDFPYAWPRKPVLADNVVCTSQPLAAQAGLRMLADGGSAADAAIATAIALTVVEPVSNGIGSDAFAIVWDGRRLHGLNASGRSPAAWTPEYFGGNAVPAVGWNAVTVPGAVSAWTELHAKFGKLPFERLFEPAIRYARNGFPVSPTVAEQWAAQIPLFEKQPGFAGAFMPAGRAPKPGERFRLADQAATLEEIAATRGESFYRGELAAHLEAHALANDGAMRASDLAAHRADWVGTISGGYRGYTVHEIPPNGHGIVALVALGILAHFDMASFAVDSADSVHLQIEAVKLAFADAQAYVADIEHMALRPEHLLDDDYLRRRAALIDRARAKPASAGAPSGGTVYLTAADAAGMMVSMIQSNYMGFGSGVVVPGTGISLQNRGANFVAAEGHPNRVGPAKRPYHTIIPGFVSKDGAPVMSFGVMGGTMQPQGHTQLMVRIADHGQNPQAACDGPRFRWVQGTQVACEKGFPPSTLDELRRRGHDLVAVDDYNQFGSCQAIWRLDGGYFAASDPRRDGQAAGF, translated from the coding sequence GTGACCGCACCTTTCGATTGGGACTTCCCGTACGCCTGGCCGCGCAAGCCGGTGCTGGCGGACAACGTTGTGTGCACGTCCCAACCGCTGGCTGCCCAAGCGGGCCTTCGGATGCTCGCCGACGGGGGCAGCGCGGCGGACGCGGCGATCGCCACCGCGATCGCCCTGACGGTGGTGGAGCCGGTGTCCAACGGGATCGGCTCGGACGCGTTCGCCATCGTGTGGGACGGCCGCCGCCTGCACGGGCTCAACGCGTCCGGCCGCTCACCCGCGGCCTGGACACCGGAATACTTCGGCGGCAACGCCGTTCCCGCGGTCGGCTGGAACGCGGTGACCGTGCCCGGCGCGGTGTCGGCGTGGACCGAACTGCACGCCAAGTTCGGCAAGCTCCCGTTCGAAAGGCTCTTTGAGCCTGCAATCCGCTACGCCCGCAACGGCTTCCCGGTCTCGCCGACGGTCGCGGAGCAATGGGCGGCACAGATCCCCCTGTTCGAGAAGCAGCCCGGTTTCGCCGGAGCCTTCATGCCCGCCGGGCGCGCGCCGAAACCCGGCGAGCGGTTCAGACTCGCCGACCAGGCCGCCACACTCGAGGAGATCGCCGCGACCCGCGGTGAGTCGTTCTACCGCGGAGAGCTGGCCGCCCACCTCGAAGCGCACGCGCTGGCCAACGACGGTGCGATGCGGGCCAGCGACCTCGCCGCCCACCGCGCCGACTGGGTCGGCACCATCAGCGGGGGCTACCGCGGTTACACCGTGCACGAGATCCCGCCGAACGGCCACGGGATCGTGGCGCTGGTCGCCCTGGGAATCCTGGCGCACTTCGACATGGCCTCGTTCGCAGTGGATTCCGCCGACAGCGTGCACCTGCAGATCGAAGCGGTGAAGCTGGCCTTCGCCGACGCACAGGCCTACGTCGCCGACATCGAGCACATGGCGCTGCGCCCCGAACACCTGCTCGATGACGACTACCTGAGGCGACGCGCGGCCCTGATCGATCGGGCGCGGGCAAAGCCGGCGTCGGCGGGCGCGCCGAGCGGGGGCACCGTGTACCTGACCGCCGCCGACGCCGCGGGGATGATGGTGTCGATGATCCAGTCGAACTACATGGGATTCGGATCGGGTGTCGTGGTGCCGGGCACCGGCATATCACTGCAGAATCGCGGGGCGAACTTCGTTGCCGCCGAGGGTCATCCGAACCGGGTTGGGCCGGCCAAACGCCCCTACCACACGATCATCCCCGGCTTCGTCAGCAAAGACGGTGCCCCGGTGATGAGCTTCGGGGTGATGGGCGGAACGATGCAACCCCAGGGCCACACGCAGCTGATGGTGCGCATCGCCGACCACGGCCAGAATCCGCAGGCCGCGTGCGACGGCCCGCGGTTCCGCTGGGTGCAGGGCACGCAGGTCGCCTGCGAGAAGGGATTTCCGCCCTCGACACTCGACGAGCTTCGACGCCGCGGACATGACCTGGTTGCCGTGGACGACTACAACCAGTTCGGCAGCTGCCAGGCGATCTGGCGTCTCGACGGCGGCTATTTCGCGGCGAGCGATCCCCGCCGCGACGGCCAGGCCGCGGGGTTCTAG
- the purD gene encoding phosphoribosylamine--glycine ligase, giving the protein MRVLVIGSGAREHALLLALRKDPQVTGLIVAPGNAGTARVAEQHDIDITSGSDVVALAREVRADLVVIGPEVPLVLGVADALRAAGIVCFGPGKDAARIEGSKAFAKEVMAAAGVRTAASETVDSPAHLDAALDRFGPPVGDPAWVVKDDRLAAGKGVVVTADRSVARAHAAELLEAGHPVLLESFLDGPEVSLFCVVDGETVVPLLPAQDFKRVGEGDTGPNTGGMGAYAPVPWLPDELYRDIVGTIVEPVAAEMVRRGSPFCGLLYVGLAITANGPAVVEFNCRFGDPETQAVLALLESPLGQLLYAAGAGKLSDFGELRWRDGAAVTVVLAAENYPGRPRVGDVVAGSEAEGVLHAGTARRDDGEVVSSGGRVLSVVGTGADLADARARAYELMRSIRLPGSHFRGDIALLAAEGKISV; this is encoded by the coding sequence GTGCGAGTCCTGGTGATCGGTTCGGGTGCCCGAGAACATGCGCTGCTGCTGGCGCTCCGGAAAGACCCACAGGTCACGGGCCTAATCGTCGCTCCCGGCAACGCCGGCACCGCCCGGGTCGCCGAGCAGCACGACATCGACATCACCTCCGGTTCCGACGTCGTCGCCCTGGCGCGCGAGGTCCGGGCCGATCTGGTTGTTATCGGCCCCGAGGTGCCGCTGGTGCTCGGCGTGGCCGACGCCCTGCGCGCCGCCGGCATCGTCTGCTTCGGGCCCGGCAAGGACGCCGCCCGGATCGAAGGGTCTAAGGCGTTCGCCAAAGAGGTCATGGCCGCGGCCGGCGTGCGCACGGCGGCCAGCGAAACCGTCGACAGCCCGGCGCATTTGGATGCCGCCCTGGACCGGTTCGGGCCACCGGTGGGCGACCCGGCCTGGGTGGTGAAGGACGACCGGCTGGCCGCCGGCAAGGGCGTGGTGGTGACGGCGGACCGCAGCGTCGCCCGGGCGCACGCGGCCGAACTGCTCGAGGCGGGCCACCCGGTGCTGCTCGAGTCGTTCCTGGACGGACCCGAGGTGTCGCTGTTCTGCGTCGTCGACGGCGAAACCGTGGTGCCGCTGTTGCCCGCGCAGGACTTCAAGCGTGTCGGCGAGGGCGATACCGGCCCCAACACCGGCGGCATGGGCGCCTACGCGCCGGTGCCGTGGCTTCCCGACGAGCTGTATCGGGACATCGTCGGCACTATCGTCGAACCCGTTGCGGCCGAAATGGTTCGGCGCGGCAGCCCGTTCTGCGGGTTGCTCTACGTCGGATTGGCGATCACCGCCAACGGCCCGGCCGTCGTCGAATTCAACTGCCGGTTCGGCGATCCCGAGACCCAGGCGGTGCTGGCACTGCTGGAATCACCACTCGGGCAGCTGCTGTACGCGGCGGGCGCCGGCAAGCTGAGCGACTTCGGTGAGCTGCGCTGGCGCGACGGTGCGGCCGTCACGGTGGTGCTGGCGGCGGAGAACTATCCCGGTCGCCCCCGGGTCGGGGACGTGGTCGCCGGCTCGGAAGCCGAAGGGGTGCTGCACGCGGGCACGGCGCGGCGCGACGACGGCGAGGTGGTCTCGTCGGGCGGCCGCGTGCTGTCGGTGGTGGGCACCGGCGCCGACCTCGCCGACGCGCGGGCGCGGGCCTACGAACTGATGCGGTCTATCCGGTTGCCCGGCAGCCACTTTCGAGGCGACATCGCGCTGCTGGCGGCGGAGGGCAAGATCAGCGTCTAG
- a CDS encoding MarR family winged helix-turn-helix transcriptional regulator — protein sequence MPERSGKSVPAVDAAKIWSLNYRVLLSVISCAEAEICALGLESKELFLLAEIDEHPYPAELAATLSMPKATVTVYLKRLEAAGFVRREIDASDLRRHRLLLTPAGRKAATDGLALLSAEFDKRLGRLTAGQRKDLKNLLERIL from the coding sequence ATGCCTGAACGATCTGGCAAGTCGGTGCCAGCGGTCGACGCGGCCAAGATCTGGTCGTTGAACTACCGGGTGTTGCTGTCGGTCATCTCGTGCGCCGAGGCCGAAATCTGTGCGCTGGGGCTCGAATCCAAGGAGTTGTTCCTGCTCGCCGAGATCGACGAGCACCCCTACCCGGCCGAACTGGCGGCCACCTTGAGCATGCCCAAGGCGACGGTCACGGTCTACCTGAAACGGCTCGAGGCCGCGGGCTTCGTGCGCCGCGAGATCGACGCCTCCGATCTGCGGCGCCATCGACTCCTGCTCACCCCGGCGGGGCGCAAAGCCGCCACGGACGGGCTGGCGCTGCTCTCCGCCGAGTTCGACAAGCGACTCGGACGCCTCACTGCCGGGCAGCGAAAAGACCTCAAGAATCTGCTGGAAAGAATTCTGTGA
- a CDS encoding aldo/keto reductase, producing MPLDQYVTLGRSGLRVSPLCLGAMTFGEDLGWGTSVEESQQIIDRYTDLGGNFIDTANFYTRSHSEKIIGDHIGRDAGRRDRLVIATKFSGNLYPGDPNGGGSGRKSLINACENSLRRLQTDYIDLYWLHIWDANTPIDETMAALDDLVRTGKVRYIGVSDTPAWKIAQANLIARFRGWSSFIGLQVEYSLLERSIEQELVPMASEFGLGITPWSPLKGGVLSGKYTRANAGRQDSGRGAMVDAFLDDKAYAVVDELELIAKAHGTNVASVALAWVRAQPGVSSVIIGARRLSQLDDNVLAVDVGLSADELARLDALTKPKFGFPNNMLEMAPGILNGGTSVNGVSGPISEYVMPEGGRPY from the coding sequence ATGCCCCTGGATCAGTACGTGACACTCGGACGCTCCGGCCTGCGCGTGAGCCCCCTGTGCCTGGGCGCCATGACGTTCGGCGAGGACCTCGGCTGGGGCACCAGCGTGGAAGAGTCCCAACAGATCATCGATCGATACACCGATCTCGGCGGCAACTTCATCGACACCGCCAACTTTTACACGCGAAGCCACTCCGAGAAGATCATCGGCGACCACATCGGGCGCGACGCCGGCCGCCGGGATCGCCTGGTGATCGCGACCAAGTTCAGCGGCAACCTGTACCCGGGCGATCCCAACGGCGGCGGCTCGGGCCGCAAGTCGCTGATCAACGCCTGCGAAAACTCGCTGCGGCGTCTGCAAACCGACTACATCGACCTGTACTGGCTGCACATCTGGGATGCGAACACCCCGATCGACGAGACGATGGCGGCGCTCGACGATCTCGTCCGCACGGGCAAGGTGCGCTACATCGGCGTCTCGGACACCCCGGCGTGGAAGATCGCCCAGGCCAACCTCATCGCCCGGTTCCGCGGCTGGTCGAGTTTCATCGGCCTGCAGGTCGAATACTCGCTGCTGGAGCGCTCCATCGAACAGGAGCTGGTTCCGATGGCGTCCGAATTCGGCCTCGGCATCACGCCGTGGTCGCCGCTCAAGGGCGGCGTGCTCAGCGGCAAGTACACCCGGGCCAACGCCGGCCGGCAGGACTCCGGTCGCGGCGCGATGGTTGACGCCTTCCTCGACGACAAGGCCTACGCCGTTGTCGATGAACTCGAGCTCATCGCCAAGGCCCACGGGACGAACGTCGCCAGCGTCGCGCTGGCCTGGGTGCGCGCGCAGCCTGGCGTCTCGTCCGTCATCATCGGGGCGCGCAGGCTCTCGCAACTCGACGACAACGTCCTCGCCGTCGACGTGGGCCTCAGCGCCGACGAACTGGCCCGGCTCGACGCGCTGACCAAGCCGAAGTTCGGGTTTCCGAACAACATGCTGGAGATGGCGCCGGGCATTCTCAACGGCGGGACGTCGGTCAACGGCGTATCGGGGCCGATCTCTGAGTACGTGATGCCCGAAGGCGGGCGACCTTACTGA
- a CDS encoding carboxymuconolactone decarboxylase family protein gives MDELRRKGLEKMNEVYGWEMPNIEGDAYFDLTVDHLFGSIWTRPGLSMRDKRIMTLTAVTAVGKRDLAEIQINAALLNGELTETELKEMAVFLTHYLGFPLGSALNGAVDAVVAKRKKAAAKGTGEDKKANVDAALKMHSGDKD, from the coding sequence ATGGACGAACTTCGCCGCAAGGGCCTCGAGAAGATGAACGAGGTCTACGGCTGGGAAATGCCCAACATCGAGGGCGACGCGTACTTCGACCTCACCGTCGACCACCTGTTCGGCAGCATCTGGACGCGACCGGGATTGTCGATGCGCGACAAGCGCATCATGACGCTGACGGCGGTGACCGCGGTCGGAAAACGCGATCTGGCCGAGATCCAGATCAACGCCGCGTTGCTCAACGGGGAGCTCACCGAGACCGAGCTGAAGGAGATGGCCGTCTTCCTCACCCACTACCTCGGGTTCCCGCTGGGGTCGGCGCTCAACGGCGCCGTCGACGCCGTCGTCGCCAAGCGCAAGAAGGCCGCGGCGAAGGGCACCGGGGAGGACAAGAAGGCCAACGTGGACGCCGCCTTGAAGATGCACTCCGGAGACAAGGACTGA
- a CDS encoding NAD(P)-dependent oxidoreductase, with amino-acid sequence MTEYATLGYVGLGNMGAPMATKMTEWPGGVTVYDIRTEAMTPLAEKGAGLADSVADVAAADIIHVTVLDDAQVREVVGELAAHAKPGTVIAIHSTISDTTAAELASELKPRGIHVVDAPVSGGAAAAAKGELATMVGADREVYERIKPAFKHWAAVVIHAGEPGAGTRMKLARNMLTFTSYAAACEAMKLAEAAGLDLQALGRVVRHTDALTGGPGAIMVRDDMKDLAPEHFLYQPFMHTRGLGEKDLSLALALGDAVSVDLPLARLAYERLADGLGVPHTEKEA; translated from the coding sequence ATGACTGAGTACGCGACGCTCGGCTACGTCGGGCTGGGCAACATGGGTGCCCCGATGGCCACAAAGATGACCGAATGGCCCGGCGGGGTGACCGTTTACGACATTCGCACCGAGGCGATGACGCCGCTGGCCGAGAAGGGCGCCGGTCTGGCCGACAGCGTCGCCGATGTCGCCGCCGCCGACATCATCCATGTGACCGTGTTGGACGATGCGCAGGTCCGCGAGGTCGTCGGTGAACTGGCGGCTCACGCCAAGCCCGGCACGGTCATCGCGATCCACTCGACCATCAGCGACACCACGGCCGCGGAACTGGCCAGCGAGCTGAAACCACGGGGCATCCATGTCGTCGACGCTCCGGTGAGCGGGGGCGCGGCCGCAGCCGCGAAGGGTGAGCTCGCCACGATGGTGGGGGCCGACCGCGAGGTGTACGAGCGGATCAAGCCGGCGTTCAAGCACTGGGCGGCGGTGGTCATCCACGCCGGCGAGCCCGGCGCGGGGACGCGAATGAAGCTGGCCCGCAACATGTTGACGTTCACGTCGTACGCCGCGGCCTGTGAAGCCATGAAGCTGGCCGAGGCGGCGGGCCTGGATCTGCAGGCGCTGGGCCGGGTGGTGCGCCACACCGACGCACTCACCGGCGGGCCGGGCGCGATCATGGTTCGCGACGACATGAAGGACCTTGCGCCAGAACATTTCCTGTACCAGCCCTTCATGCACACCCGCGGCCTCGGGGAAAAAGATCTGAGTCTGGCGCTGGCCCTGGGCGATGCGGTGTCGGTGGACCTGCCGCTGGCCCGGTTGGCGTATGAAAGGCTGGCGGACGGCCTCGGGGTGCCACACACAGAGAAAGAGGCGTGA
- a CDS encoding SDR family oxidoreductase translates to MRFENKVAIVTGSGGGIGQAYAEALAREGAAVVVADIKAEAAEAVAKQIVADGGTALSVPVDVSDPASAKAMADRALAEFGGIDYLVNNAAIFGGMKLDFLLTIDPEYYKKFMSVNLDGALWCTRAVYKKMAKRGGGAIVNQSSTAAWLYSNYYGLAKVGVNGLTQQLSRELGGQNIRINAIAPGPIDTEANRTTTPQEMVADIVKGLPLSRMGTPEDLVGMCLFLLSDEASWITGQIFNVDGGQIIRS, encoded by the coding sequence ATGCGGTTTGAGAACAAAGTCGCCATCGTCACCGGGTCCGGCGGCGGGATCGGTCAGGCGTACGCCGAGGCGTTGGCGCGTGAGGGCGCCGCGGTCGTGGTGGCCGACATCAAGGCGGAGGCGGCCGAGGCGGTGGCCAAGCAGATTGTCGCCGACGGTGGCACGGCCCTGAGCGTTCCGGTCGATGTGTCCGACCCGGCGTCGGCCAAGGCGATGGCCGATCGCGCGCTGGCCGAATTCGGCGGCATCGACTACCTGGTGAACAACGCGGCCATCTTCGGCGGCATGAAGCTGGACTTCCTGCTCACCATCGACCCCGAGTACTACAAGAAGTTCATGAGCGTCAATCTCGACGGCGCGTTGTGGTGCACCCGCGCCGTCTACAAGAAGATGGCCAAGCGCGGCGGCGGGGCGATCGTGAACCAGTCGTCCACCGCCGCGTGGTTGTACTCGAACTACTACGGCCTGGCCAAGGTCGGCGTGAACGGGCTGACCCAACAGCTCTCGCGCGAGCTGGGCGGCCAGAACATCCGGATCAACGCGATCGCGCCAGGGCCCATCGACACCGAGGCCAACCGAACCACCACCCCACAGGAGATGGTCGCCGACATCGTCAAGGGCCTTCCGTTGTCCCGCATGGGAACTCCCGAAGATCTCGTCGGCATGTGCCTGTTCTTGCTCTCCGACGAGGCATCGTGGATCACGGGGCAGATCTTCAACGTTGACGGCGGGCAGATAATCCGGTCATGA
- a CDS encoding aldehyde dehydrogenase, which yields MALLADGVSALFIDGKMSPGSAGTFPTINPATEEVLGAAADADADDMSRAIDAARRAFDETDWSRNTELRVRCVRQLREAMQQHLEELRDLTIAEVGAPRMLTGIAQLEVPVNDLAFAADTAESYEYNQDLGLASPMGIPTRRTIAREAVGVVGAITPWNFPHQINLAKIGPALAAGNTVVLKPAPDTPWCAAVLGELIAEHTDFPAGVINIVTSSDHSVGALLAKDPRVDMVSFTGSTATGRSVMADGAATIKKVFLELGGKSAFIVLDDADLGGAVGVAGFSVCMHAGQGCAITTRLVVPRARYDEAVSIAAATMGGIKAGDPTDPGTICGPVISARQRDRIQGYLDSAIAEGGTFACGGGRPADRDVGFFIEPTLIAGLGNDARCAREEIFGPVLTVIPHDGDDDAVRIANDSPYGLSGTVFGADPDRAARVAARVRAGTINVNGGVWYSADAPFGGYKQSGNGREMGLAGFEEYLEIKTIATAVN from the coding sequence ATGGCCCTGTTGGCCGACGGCGTGAGTGCACTCTTCATCGACGGCAAGATGTCGCCCGGCAGCGCCGGAACCTTCCCGACGATCAACCCGGCGACCGAGGAAGTGCTCGGGGCCGCAGCCGATGCCGACGCCGACGACATGAGTCGGGCCATTGACGCCGCGCGCCGCGCGTTCGACGAGACGGACTGGTCGCGCAACACCGAGCTGCGGGTCCGGTGCGTGCGGCAGCTGCGCGAGGCGATGCAGCAGCACCTCGAAGAGTTGCGCGACCTGACCATCGCCGAAGTCGGCGCGCCGCGGATGCTCACCGGCATTGCCCAGCTCGAAGTCCCGGTCAACGACCTGGCGTTCGCGGCCGACACCGCCGAATCCTACGAATACAACCAGGATCTCGGCCTGGCGTCACCGATGGGAATTCCCACCCGGCGCACCATCGCCCGCGAGGCCGTCGGTGTCGTCGGCGCCATCACCCCGTGGAACTTTCCCCACCAGATCAACCTCGCCAAGATCGGGCCCGCGCTGGCCGCCGGGAACACCGTCGTCCTCAAGCCCGCCCCGGATACCCCCTGGTGCGCCGCCGTGCTGGGGGAACTCATCGCCGAGCACACCGACTTTCCGGCCGGGGTCATCAACATCGTCACCTCCAGCGACCACAGCGTGGGCGCATTGTTGGCCAAAGACCCACGGGTGGACATGGTTTCGTTCACCGGTTCGACGGCCACCGGTCGCAGCGTGATGGCCGACGGCGCCGCCACCATCAAGAAGGTCTTCCTCGAGCTGGGTGGCAAGTCGGCGTTCATCGTCCTCGACGACGCGGACCTGGGCGGTGCGGTGGGCGTGGCCGGGTTCTCGGTGTGCATGCACGCCGGGCAGGGATGCGCGATCACCACCCGGCTGGTGGTGCCGCGGGCGCGGTATGACGAAGCCGTCTCCATCGCGGCCGCGACGATGGGCGGCATCAAGGCCGGCGACCCCACCGACCCCGGAACCATCTGCGGACCGGTGATTTCGGCGCGCCAGCGGGATCGGATACAGGGCTATCTCGACTCGGCGATCGCCGAGGGCGGGACGTTCGCGTGCGGAGGCGGCCGGCCGGCCGACCGCGACGTCGGCTTCTTCATCGAGCCCACCCTGATCGCGGGGCTGGGCAACGACGCCCGCTGCGCGCGCGAGGAGATCTTCGGACCGGTCCTGACGGTGATTCCGCACGACGGTGACGACGACGCCGTGCGCATTGCCAATGACTCGCCATACGGGTTGTCGGGCACCGTGTTCGGCGCCGACCCGGACAGGGCGGCGAGGGTGGCCGCGCGGGTCCGCGCGGGGACGATCAATGTCAACGGCGGCGTGTGGTATTCGGCCGATGCGCCGTTCGGCGGTTACAAGCAGTCCGGAAACGGCCGGGAGATGGGTCTGGCCGGTTTCGAGGAGTACCTGGAAATCAAGACCATTGCGACAGCGGTTAACTAG
- a CDS encoding TetR/AcrR family transcriptional regulator has translation MSSDALVTITSQAEHPTGRPARNRRQEETFRKVLAAGIDTLREKSYGDLTVRAVAARAKVAPATAYTYFSSKNHLIAEVYLDLVRQVPYFTDVNDPMPNRVEQVLRHLALVVADEPEVSAACTTALLSGGADPAVRAARDRIGAEIHRRITSAMGPDADPTAVSALEMSFFGALVQAGSGEFTYREIADRLAYVVRLILTSAGETSQETTTE, from the coding sequence GTGTCCAGCGATGCACTGGTGACGATCACGTCTCAGGCCGAGCACCCGACCGGTCGGCCCGCGCGCAACCGCCGCCAGGAGGAGACCTTCCGCAAGGTGCTCGCGGCGGGCATCGACACGCTGCGGGAGAAGTCCTACGGCGACCTGACGGTGCGCGCGGTGGCGGCCCGCGCCAAAGTCGCCCCGGCCACCGCGTACACCTACTTCTCGTCGAAGAACCATTTGATCGCCGAGGTCTACCTGGACCTGGTGCGACAGGTCCCCTACTTCACGGACGTCAACGACCCGATGCCCAATCGGGTGGAACAGGTGTTGCGGCACCTGGCCCTGGTCGTCGCCGACGAACCCGAGGTGAGCGCCGCCTGCACGACGGCGTTGCTCAGCGGCGGCGCCGATCCCGCGGTGCGGGCCGCGCGGGACCGGATCGGCGCGGAGATTCACCGCCGCATCACGTCCGCCATGGGCCCCGACGCCGACCCCACCGCCGTTTCCGCGCTGGAGATGTCCTTCTTCGGTGCGCTCGTTCAGGCCGGCAGCGGCGAATTCACCTACCGCGAGATCGCCGACCGGCTGGCCTATGTGGTGCGGCTGATCCTCACCAGCGCGGGAGAGACAAGCCAGGAGACAACCACCGAATGA
- a CDS encoding cytochrome P450 produces the protein MTVHAGDHELVLDPYDYDFHEDPYPYYKRLRDAAPLYRNEDLKFWALSRHQDVLQGFRNSTTLSNKYGVSLDPASRGPHASKTMSFLAMDDPAHLRLRTLVSKGFTPRRIRELEPRVTEIATQHLDTMLERAKDGTVDYVDEFAGKLPMDVISELMGVPEPDRDQVRAWADGVMHRAEGVTDVPPEAVEASINLIVYYQGMVAERRKKLTDDLTSALLEAEIDGDRLTDDEVLGFMFLMVIAGNETTTKLLANAAFWGHKNPDQLTPVYADLSRVPLWVEETLRYDTSSQILARTVSGELTLYDTTIPEGDVLLLLPGSGHRDERVFDNPDDYVIGREIGPKLLSFGSGAHFCLGAHLARMEARVALTELFKRIRGYEVDEANAVRVHSSNVRGFAHLPMTVEVR, from the coding sequence ATGACCGTTCACGCCGGCGACCACGAATTGGTCCTCGATCCCTACGACTACGACTTCCACGAAGACCCGTACCCGTACTACAAGCGCCTTCGTGATGCAGCCCCGCTGTATCGCAACGAGGACCTGAAATTCTGGGCGTTGTCGCGACACCAAGACGTGCTGCAGGGTTTCCGCAACAGCACAACGCTGTCCAACAAGTACGGCGTCTCGCTGGATCCGGCCTCGCGCGGCCCGCACGCGTCCAAGACGATGTCGTTCCTGGCGATGGACGATCCCGCCCACCTGCGACTGCGGACGTTGGTGTCAAAAGGATTCACGCCCAGGCGAATTCGGGAGCTCGAACCGCGCGTCACCGAGATCGCCACGCAGCACCTCGACACCATGCTGGAAAGGGCGAAAGACGGCACGGTCGACTACGTCGACGAGTTCGCCGGGAAGCTGCCCATGGACGTCATCTCGGAGTTGATGGGCGTTCCCGAACCGGATCGGGACCAGGTGCGGGCTTGGGCCGACGGGGTGATGCACCGCGCGGAGGGCGTCACCGACGTGCCGCCGGAGGCTGTCGAGGCCTCCATCAACCTGATCGTCTACTACCAAGGGATGGTGGCCGAGCGGCGCAAGAAGCTGACCGACGACCTGACCTCGGCGCTGCTGGAAGCGGAGATCGACGGCGACCGGCTCACCGATGACGAGGTGCTCGGCTTCATGTTCCTGATGGTGATCGCCGGCAACGAGACCACCACCAAACTGCTTGCCAATGCCGCGTTTTGGGGCCACAAGAACCCCGATCAGCTGACACCGGTCTACGCCGACCTGTCGCGGGTGCCGCTGTGGGTCGAGGAGACCCTGCGTTACGACACGTCCAGCCAGATACTGGCCCGCACCGTGTCCGGGGAGCTCACCCTCTACGACACCACGATTCCCGAGGGCGACGTCTTGTTGCTGTTACCCGGTTCGGGCCACCGCGACGAGCGGGTTTTCGACAACCCGGACGACTATGTGATCGGGCGTGAAATCGGGCCCAAACTCCTGAGTTTCGGTAGTGGCGCACACTTCTGCCTGGGCGCGCATCTCGCGCGGATGGAAGCCCGGGTCGCGCTCACCGAGTTGTTCAAGCGAATCCGCGGATATGAAGTGGACGAGGCCAACGCCGTCCGCGTCCACTCCAGCAATGTCCGCGGATTCGCTCACCTACCGATGACCGTGGAGGTCCGCTGA
- a CDS encoding SDR family oxidoreductase, which translates to MPRFDPLPERRPAIVAGASSGIGEATAIQLAAHGFPVALGARRVEKLNDIVGKINAEGGEAVGFHLDVTDPNSVKSFVAQSVDALGDIEVLVTGAGDTYFGKLAEITTEEFESQLQIHLVGANRLAAAVLPGMLERQRGDLIFVGSDVALRQRPHMGAYGAAKAALVAMVTNFQMELEGTGVRASIVHPGPTKTSMGWSLPAEKIGPALEDWAKWGQARHDYFLRAADLARAITFVAETPRGGFVANMELQPEAPLADKKDRQKLALGEEGMPS; encoded by the coding sequence ATGCCCCGCTTTGACCCCCTACCCGAACGCCGGCCGGCGATCGTCGCCGGCGCCTCGTCCGGCATCGGAGAGGCCACCGCCATCCAGCTCGCGGCACACGGCTTCCCGGTCGCCCTCGGCGCCCGCCGGGTCGAGAAGCTCAACGACATCGTCGGCAAGATCAACGCCGAAGGCGGCGAGGCGGTCGGATTCCACTTGGACGTCACCGACCCCAACTCGGTCAAATCGTTTGTCGCGCAGTCGGTCGACGCGCTCGGCGACATCGAGGTACTGGTGACCGGCGCGGGTGACACCTACTTCGGCAAGCTCGCCGAGATCACCACCGAGGAGTTCGAGTCGCAGCTGCAGATCCACCTCGTGGGCGCCAACCGGCTGGCCGCCGCCGTGCTGCCGGGCATGCTGGAGCGGCAGCGTGGGGACTTGATCTTCGTCGGCTCCGATGTGGCCCTGCGTCAGCGGCCGCACATGGGCGCCTACGGCGCCGCCAAGGCCGCGCTCGTCGCGATGGTCACCAACTTTCAGATGGAGCTCGAAGGCACCGGCGTGCGGGCATCGATCGTGCACCCCGGTCCCACGAAGACGTCGATGGGCTGGAGCCTGCCGGCCGAGAAGATCGGCCCCGCGCTCGAAGACTGGGCCAAGTGGGGCCAGGCTCGCCACGACTACTTCCTGCGTGCGGCGGACCTGGCGCGAGCCATCACGTTCGTCGCCGAAACCCCGCGCGGTGGCTTCGTCGCGAATATGGAACTTCAGCCGGAGGCCCCGTTGGCCGACAAGAAAGATCGCCAGAAACTCGCGCTCGGCGAAGAGGGGATGCCGTCATGA